A window of Malania oleifera isolate guangnan ecotype guangnan chromosome 5, ASM2987363v1, whole genome shotgun sequence contains these coding sequences:
- the LOC131156043 gene encoding protein FANTASTIC FOUR 1-like: MNFFQKPRRSFLGLSTSQDQSPQSPPPCHWNIPSPATGLSFASIAIDTPRPANVLESVAVGNSACIGDHGVDLAAGNSSSSGCTEFIDGAGGRVDRVDKLALCTESLGFENSSVRASISGDPTEETPSTNGVMARQVVARGGMERERWMNFPPILSSLKTNGRPRFDLRAVRGDGRLVILKVRNDRPEIVRSRKRDGRLRMHLIKDDQEEEEENNSHEEEDDEEEGSTGSDHQDKEEEVS, from the coding sequence ATGAACTTCTTCCAAAAGCCCAGGCGGTCCTTCCTCGGTCTTTCCACCTCCCAGGACCAATCGCCGCAGTCGCCTCCTCCCTGCCACTGGAATATTCCCTCCCCGGCTACCGGCCTCAGTTTTGCTTCCATCGCCATCGACACTCCTCGACCAGCCAACGTTCTTGAGTCTGTGGCCGTCGGGAATTCAGCTTGTATCGGAGACCACGGAGTTGATCTCGCCGCCGGGAATTCCTCTTCTTCCGGCTGCACGGAGTTCATCGACGGAGCCGGTGGCCGGGTCGACCGTGTTGATAAGTTGGCATTGTGCACGGAGAGCCTAGGGTTTGAGAACTCCAGCGTAAGGGCGAGCATCTCGGGGGATCCGACGGAGGAGACGCCGTCGACGAACGGAGTCATGGCAAGGCAGGTAGTGGCGAGAGGCGGgatggagagagagaggtggaTGAATTTCCCGCCAATTTTGTCCAGTTTGAAGACGAACGGACGGCCGAGATTCGATCTGAGGGCGGTGAGGGGGGACGGACGGCTGGTGATCCTCAAGGTGCGTAATGATCGGCCGGAGATCGTTAGATCTCGGAAGAGAGACGGGCGGCTGAGAATGCACCTGATCAAAGatgatcaagaagaagaagaagaaaacaacaGCCACGAAGAAGAAGACGACGAAGAAGAAGGATCGACTGGTAGTGATCATCAAGACAAAGAAGAGGAAGTGAGTTAA